A genome region from Anaerolineae bacterium includes the following:
- the rny gene encoding ribonuclease Y, with amino-acid sequence MNAYNILFGIIGLMLGCVIAYWVKGRIISQKLKSAELESSRLVEDAKRRSKTLIKEAALEAKDRLFNMKSEFDAETKETQAELKKKERRLIQKEESVDRKIEQLEQRDREIFGKEKQLARNVEQVEQSEAKYNNLIEEQKKQLEKISGLAAGQAKELLIRAMENEARHESARLIKRIENETKEEADKTAKKIIATAIQRYAGDFIAERTVSVVQLPNDEMKGRIIGREGRNIRAIEAATGIDLIIDDTPEAVILSGFNPVRREVARLSLLRLISDGRIHPARIEDVVKKVEQEIDLAIKEAGEQAAFDLGVHGIHNELIKIVGRLKFRTSYSQNVLQHSVEVGFLCGIMASELGLNQKLARRMGLLHDIGKAVDHEVEGPHALIGSKLAKKFGEATKIVNAIAAHHENIPPSSVYDLLVQAADGLSGARPGARKELLENYIKRLEDLEKIANSFKGVSNTYAIQAGRELRVIVESEIISDEESVFLSKDIAKKIQESLTFPGQIKVTVIRETRAVEYANK; translated from the coding sequence ATGAATGCATATAATATATTATTTGGCATAATCGGCTTAATGTTAGGTTGTGTCATTGCCTATTGGGTGAAGGGAAGGATTATTTCTCAGAAGCTTAAGTCTGCTGAGTTAGAGTCATCACGGCTGGTAGAAGATGCTAAACGGAGATCGAAAACACTGATAAAAGAGGCTGCGCTCGAAGCAAAAGATAGACTTTTCAACATGAAAAGTGAATTTGATGCTGAAACAAAAGAGACTCAAGCTGAATTAAAGAAAAAAGAAAGAAGGTTGATACAGAAAGAGGAGAGTGTTGATAGAAAAATTGAGCAACTTGAGCAGAGAGACAGGGAGATTTTCGGAAAAGAAAAGCAGTTGGCAAGAAATGTTGAGCAAGTTGAGCAAAGTGAAGCAAAATATAATAACTTAATAGAAGAACAAAAAAAACAGCTTGAAAAGATTTCCGGATTGGCGGCAGGGCAGGCCAAGGAGTTATTGATCAGGGCTATGGAAAACGAGGCGCGACATGAGTCTGCCAGACTGATTAAAAGAATAGAGAATGAAACAAAAGAAGAGGCAGATAAAACAGCTAAAAAAATTATAGCTACTGCCATCCAGAGATATGCCGGGGATTTTATTGCCGAACGAACCGTGTCTGTTGTGCAACTTCCCAACGATGAGATGAAGGGGCGTATAATCGGAAGAGAGGGGCGTAATATACGCGCTATTGAGGCTGCTACAGGCATCGATCTTATTATAGATGATACTCCTGAGGCGGTTATACTGTCTGGTTTTAATCCTGTCAGGCGGGAGGTGGCTCGGCTTTCACTTTTGAGGTTGATATCAGACGGTCGAATACATCCGGCGCGGATAGAAGATGTTGTAAAAAAGGTTGAACAGGAAATTGATTTGGCAATAAAGGAGGCAGGAGAACAGGCTGCCTTTGATTTAGGAGTTCATGGTATTCATAATGAGCTAATTAAGATTGTCGGTAGATTAAAATTTCGAACAAGTTATTCGCAGAATGTTCTGCAGCATTCAGTTGAGGTGGGGTTTTTATGTGGTATTATGGCTTCTGAATTAGGACTTAATCAAAAACTGGCAAGACGTATGGGATTATTGCATGATATTGGAAAAGCAGTGGATCACGAGGTCGAAGGGCCACATGCTTTGATCGGTTCTAAGCTTGCTAAAAAATTTGGTGAAGCCACTAAAATTGTAAATGCTATAGCTGCTCATCATGAGAATATACCACCTAGTTCGGTCTATGATTTGTTGGTACAGGCTGCTGACGGGCTTTCCGGGGCAAGGCCTGGAGCTAGAAAAGAATTACTTGAAAATTATATTAAACGGCTGGAAGATCTTGAAAAAATAGCTAATTCATTTAAAGGAGTTTCAAACACTTACGCTATTCAGGCCGGCAGGGAACTTAGAGTAATAGTCGAAAGTGAAATAATTTCAGATGAGGAGTCAGTTTTTTTAAGCAAAGATATTGCAAAAAAGATTCAAGAGTCATTAACATTCCCGGGTCAGATCAAGGTTACAGTTATTAGAGAAACCAGAGCAGTGGAATATGCAAACAAATAA
- a CDS encoding cell division protein ZapA, giving the protein MEQLLTIELFGQPYKFKAESEITEAKEVAALLVKEVAKVETQQSGQTSDITRLAILIAAALNIANENFELKRNYSYLLQELSERSANLIHTLSANMQ; this is encoded by the coding sequence TTGGAACAACTACTTACAATAGAGCTATTCGGGCAGCCTTATAAATTTAAAGCTGAATCAGAAATCACAGAGGCAAAAGAGGTCGCTGCACTACTGGTAAAAGAGGTAGCCAAAGTCGAAACTCAGCAATCAGGCCAAACATCTGATATTACGAGGCTGGCGATATTGATTGCAGCAGCTCTAAACATTGCTAATGAAAATTTTGAGCTAAAAAGGAATTATTCGTATTTATTACAGGAGCTTTCTGAACGTTCAGCAAATTTAATACATACATTAAGTGCTAATATGCAATAA